The Paramisgurnus dabryanus chromosome 24, PD_genome_1.1, whole genome shotgun sequence genome contains the following window.
ATCAGGTCACATCAGATCACATCAGATAACATAAGATCACAACATGTAAGATCACATCTGATTAGCTCACATTAGATCACATCATACCAGATCAGGTCACATCAGATCACATTAGATCACATCAGCTCACATCAGATCACATTAGATCACATCATGCCAGATCAGGTCACATCAGATCACATCAGATAACATAAGATCACAACATGTAAGATCACATCTGATTAGCTCACATTAGATCACATCATACCAGATCAGGTCACATCAGATCACATTAGATCACATCAGATCACATCAGATCACATCAGATCACATATCATGTCAGATCATATCACATCAGATTACATTAGATCACAGCATGTCAGATCACATCAGATGACATCAGATCACATTAGATCACAACATGTCAGATCACATCGGATCAGCTCACATCAGATCACATCATACCAGATCAGGTCACATCAGATCACATATCATGTCAGATCGTATCACATCAGATTACATTAGATCACAGCATGTCAGATCACATCACATCAGATCACATTAGATCACATCCGATTACATTAGATCACAACATGTCAGATCACATCAGATCAGCTCACATCAGATCACATTAGATTACATCATACCAGATCGTATCACATCAGATCACATTCGATCACATCAGATCACATTAGATCACAACATGTCAGATCACATTAGATCAGCTCACATTAGATCACATCATACCAGATCAGGTCACATCAGATCACATTAGATCACATCAGATCATATTAGATCACATCAGATCACGTTAGATCACATCAGATCACATATCATGTCAGATTGTATCACATCAGATTACATTAGATCACAGCATGTCAGATCACATTAGATCAGGTCACATCAGATCACGTTAGATCACATTAGATCAAGTCACATCAGATCATGTCAGATCACATTAGATCACAGCATGTCAGATCACATCAGATCACGTTAGATCACATTAGATCAAGTCACATCAGATCATGTCAGATCACATTAGATCACAGCATGTCAGATCACATCAGATCAGGTCACATTAGATCACATCTTATCATGTCAGATCATATTGGATCAGGTCACATCAGATCCCATTAGATCAGGTCACATCAGATCATGTTAGATCACATTAGATCACAGCATTTCAGATCACATCAGATCAGGTCACATTAGATCACATCTTATCATGTCAGATCACATTGGATCAGGTCACATCAGATCCCGTTAGATCAGGTCACATCAGATCATGTCAGATCACATTAGATCACAGCATGTCAGATCACATCAGATCAGGTCACATTAGATCACATCTTATCATGTTAGATCACATCAGATCACATATCAGGTCACATCAGATCACGTTAGATCAGATCACATCAGATCATGTCAGATCCTATCACATCAGATCATGTCAGATCCTATCACATCAGATCAGAGTATGTTAAAAGACACTGATGaacctgtgtgtgtttgtgtagagtCAGTGGCGTTTGAGGACGGTCAGGCGGTGCAGCTCGAGGACGGATCAACCGCATACATTCATCACACACCCAAAGGTTTCACATTAACTCTATACACACACTTACATGATTCTCGTTTAAGTCTCTTACACGTGTTTGTCCTTTGACCTCTGCTTGAGACAGACGGTTACGACCCAAGCGCAGTAGAGGTGGTTCAGCTTGAGGATGGCAGTACCGCATACATCCACCATCCATCCTCACTGCAGACAGGTGGCGCTCTGGAGACGGATGTGACGGGGAACTTCAGCACCAAGGTGTGATGTCATAGAGAAACATCAGACAGTCATACTGGGGTTCAATGAGAGTAACTAATGTCTGATTTAATCTCATACAGACGATGACATCCGAGGGTGAGAATGATGAAAACACTGAGAACAGAAACAGAGCAGAACAGACCAACATACAggtaaagacagacagacagatgatgtGATGGTGTATTAACTGATGTGAtcatgatgtgtgtgtgtgtgtgtttaggtgATGTATGAAGGGAAGCTCTGGAGCTCCAGTAAAGTTCAACAGGTTGGTGAGAAAACGTTTCATTGTGGTCACACGGGCTGTGGACGATACTACACCACAGCACACCATCTAAAGGTACATTGACTTCCCACAATTCACAGCGCCAGACCCTTACAAACCATAGTTTGACATCTGTTTGTGTTGCACAGGTGCACGAGCGCTCTCACACAGGTGACCGGCCGTACAGGTGTGAGTTTCCCAGCTGCACTAAAGCCTTCGCCACCGGTTACGGTCTAAAGAGCCACCTGAGGActcacaccggagagaaaccaTACAAATGTGCAGAGGACATGTGCTATAAAGCCTTCAAAACCTCGGGAGATCTCCAGAAACAcctgcgcacacacacaggtaACATCACTCATGAGCTTTACATCCAGGAATGAGTGATGTGTtgacatctctctctctctctctctatcaggTGAGAAGCCCTTTAAATGTCCGTTCGAGGGCTGCGGACGTTCCTTCACGACCTCAAACATACGCAAGGTTCatacgcgcacacacacaggcgAGAGGCCGTATCTCTGTCCCGAGCCCTCGTGTGGAAGAGCGTTTGCCAGCGCTACCAACTATAAGAACCACCTGAGGATTCACACAGGtaacacatatacacacatatacacacatacagtgttgtgttgtgtgtaagTCATGATGATGATGTTGTGCGTGTCTCAGGAGAGAAGCCTTATCTGTGTACAGTTCCTggctgtgggaagagttttaccGAATATTCCAGTCTTTATAAACATCACGTGGTGCACACGCACTGTAAACCGTACACCTGCTGTCACTGCGGGAAAACTTACAGACAGACGTCCACGCTGGCCATGCACAAACGCACCGCACATGGAGACTTCGACACAACGGAAGACGGTGAGATTGTCCATTCCTGTTAATAAACACTACATTAATAACACATCAGCATCtctctttatttatttgtgtgtgtaaatgcaGAAGTTTTCGACGGCTCGCTGCAGCCCATTGAGCAGAAGGTAAATGATGCTGAAGTTGCCATGGAAACAAGCCGCATCCTCACCTCACAGGtactgtctgtctctctgtcagAGGTCCTCGTGATCTTTCAGTGTGTAACAGCTAAATCACCCGCAGGTACTCAGCACAGCGGTCGCTATGGTAACCCAAGACGGAATCACTATCGATGGGCAGCCGCACGTCACCATGGTTACCGATGGCAAAGAGATGCAGCCGGTGGGTATTATCGGACGGCTGGTGATAGGTGCTTATCAGCGCTGGAATCGCTCATACTGTGTTCATCTTACAGGTTGCCATAGTAACGTCAGACGGCATCATGACGGAGGTGAACTCATCTCAGTACCAACAGGTGGCGTTGTTGGCCACGGAGAACGGCACACAGATCGCAGTACAGGTCTGTAACagtgtgtgtctctctctctctctctctgtgtgtgtactgGTTTAACTGTGTCTATGTGTACTGGTTGTGTATAAACAGTTAGAAGACCAGCAGACTTTAGAAGAAGCGATTACCATGGCAACAGCAGCGATCCAGCAGAGCGGACTGACCTCGGATCAGTGAAGATCACAGAAGCCTCTGAATGTTTGTCACTGTGTTTTTTACCTGCTGCTGTATGTGTAGTAATAAAGATTagtttatatttgttatatGTTTGTGATGTCACCCATCACATGGTGAATTTTTACCAATTTTAGGTTTTGACACCACCGAGTGATCACGATTTTCAGGAACGGAATTTTGAGGAGTAACAGATTTATAGAGAGGCAATGAAAGTAAAAGCACAACAGTCAATTATTACAGGTAAAAGTCactttactgtggtaaaagaCTTATTTTAGTCATTATACGTGTTGTTGACCCCAAGAAATACAcaacagttacaaacatttaaatattatttc
Protein-coding sequences here:
- the znf76 gene encoding zinc finger protein 76 isoform X1 → MLYVTHTQMLYNHPDCLYFSVMEGLGLQAVTLADGSTAYIQQSVNDGSVLEEGNTVQLEDGSTAFIQHITVQQKESVAFEDGQAVQLEDGSTAYIHHTPKDGYDPSAVEVVQLEDGSTAYIHHPSSLQTGGALETDVTGNFSTKTMTSEGENDENTENRNRAEQTNIQVMYEGKLWSSSKVQQVGEKTFHCGHTGCGRYYTTAHHLKVHERSHTGDRPYRCEFPSCTKAFATGYGLKSHLRTHTGEKPYKCAEDMCYKAFKTSGDLQKHLRTHTGEKPFKCPFEGCGRSFTTSNIRKVHTRTHTGERPYLCPEPSCGRAFASATNYKNHLRIHTGEKPYLCTVPGCGKSFTEYSSLYKHHVVHTHCKPYTCCHCGKTYRQTSTLAMHKRTAHGDFDTTEDEVFDGSLQPIEQKVNDAEVAMETSRILTSQVLSTAVAMVTQDGITIDGQPHVTMVTDGKEMQPVAIVTSDGIMTEVNSSQYQQVALLATENGTQIAVQLEDQQTLEEAITMATAAIQQSGLTSDQ
- the znf76 gene encoding zinc finger protein 76 isoform X2, with translation MEGLGLQAVTLADGSTAYIQQSVNDGSVLEEGNTVQLEDGSTAFIQHITVQQKESVAFEDGQAVQLEDGSTAYIHHTPKDGYDPSAVEVVQLEDGSTAYIHHPSSLQTGGALETDVTGNFSTKTMTSEGENDENTENRNRAEQTNIQVMYEGKLWSSSKVQQVGEKTFHCGHTGCGRYYTTAHHLKVHERSHTGDRPYRCEFPSCTKAFATGYGLKSHLRTHTGEKPYKCAEDMCYKAFKTSGDLQKHLRTHTGEKPFKCPFEGCGRSFTTSNIRKVHTRTHTGERPYLCPEPSCGRAFASATNYKNHLRIHTGEKPYLCTVPGCGKSFTEYSSLYKHHVVHTHCKPYTCCHCGKTYRQTSTLAMHKRTAHGDFDTTEDEVFDGSLQPIEQKVNDAEVAMETSRILTSQVLSTAVAMVTQDGITIDGQPHVTMVTDGKEMQPVAIVTSDGIMTEVNSSQYQQVALLATENGTQIAVQLEDQQTLEEAITMATAAIQQSGLTSDQ